GAGCATTCTTTTACTTTGACAAAATCTAAAAACCCAAGTCCAAATGAGGTAATATAATCAATGAAAAGCAGATATGCTCCTGACCAGTTTCCTCAAGGATCCCTTCATGTCCTTGTTTCTCAGGCTATAGACGAAGGGGTTCATCATGGGAGTGACCATAGTGTACACCATTGAAACAACTGCAGTCTttctggatgagtggataaatgcaGCACTAATATATGCACCAAAAGCTGTcccataaaataagaaaacaactgaCAGGTGAGAGCCACAGGTAGAAAAAGCTTTATGCTTTCCACCAGCTGATGGCATtttcaaaatggaggacacaATTTGAGTATAAGAGAAAACAATCCCAAACAGAGGAATGCCACCCAACATGCTAGCTGCAAAATATATGATGTTATTGATGAGGGTATCAGAGCACGCAACCTTGATGACCTGAATAACTTCCCAGAAGAAGTAGGGGATTTCCGGGTCTATAAAGAAAGACAGGTGCAACACCAACAGGCTGTGGGTCAGGGCATCCACAGTGCTAATGAACAGAGAGAGCAGAGTCAGCAGGCCACAAAGGTGGGGGTTCATGATGACCGTGTACCTCAGtgggtgacaaatggccacatagcggtcataagccATTGCTGCAAGAAGAAAATTTTCCAAAGCAGCAAAAACCAGGACAAAGCAGACCTGGCTGAGGCAGTCTCCATAAGTGATGCTCTGATTCTGTGCTTTGAGGTTCACCAACATCTTTGGGATCGTGGTTGTGCCgaaacagatgtcagtgaaggagagattggaaagaaagaagtacatgggagtgtggaggtgggagtcagACCCAACAGCCAGGATGATAAGCAGGTTTCCAAAGACAGTGACCAGGTATATGGACAAAAACAGGATAAAGAGGAGGAACTGCAGCTCCAGATCCTCTGTTAGTCCCAAGAGAAGGAATTCGGAACCACTTGTTTGGTTTCTAGTTTCCATATTGTTGATGTATCTGATGGAAAAAATGGTGTGACAAGAGAATCAAATGTATGCGCCCTAGACCAAAAACAGCAGCACCAGAAACAAATGCCATCTGGGGAAAAGGTAAGACAGGAATGGTGGGAAATACAGAGGGGTATCTTCTGTATGcccattatttattcatttaatttaaaaaaaaagaccagaagctGATGTAGCTGGGcgtaaacatttatttaataagaAAAGGGTAaggtgctgtatttttttttttttttaattacactatctgtgctgttggagccctggttgtgctgtGGTTAAGACCATGGCCGCTAAcccaaatgtcggcagtttgaatccaccagcttctcctcggaaaccctatggagccgttctactctgtcctatagggtcactatgagtcagaactaactcaatggcacataacaacaacatctgtgCTGTTATGGtcattttaaatgtttggtaattttaaagagaaacaaGTAGACTACGGAGGCAGCCTGAAGAGTTTGCCTCAGGCTCTACCTCTTCCTCCAGAGACTAGTACCAGGCCACAGAGATACTAAAAATTTGTGTTAAGAACCAGGAATGGAAACTTAAGGGGAAGCtgataaccctcatccttcaccatcACAAGAATGCAACTAAATGATAGAGAATTTTTAAAGTCATGCTGTATCAGAAGGGGCAGATTTCTGCTCAGGAGGAAAATGGTCCATGCCATTGTAAAGACAATTAAAAGACTGGTAGAATAAAAGTTTCCTGATATTGGTACAAAGATATAAGGAAACATGTAAGGGAGATGGAAGACGGTTAGGTATGAGTTATTGGCAGACTTGGTTCAAATCATTTCATGCATGTACTCTCTTCACAGCTTCCCCTGGACGAACCTGTAGTGAAACACCtgtcttcatttttaaacattaactAAGGAACGACAGGTTACCTGGCTGGTATCACTGAGGAATGATGCTTGACATCTTCCCTGAATGTAGAAGATGTGTCCTCAGAAAGGCGGAGGGACAAGTGAGGGACAAGGCTCCTCCATATGAGGATCAACTGTGGGCGGAGTCTCAGGGGCACTGCTTCCTGACTGGGGGAGGGCTGTTGAGTGAGGTGGTCATAGGCATACTATTTGcgttctctgtctctctggggGATAAATAGCCAAAAAAGCTCCTCATTAATCACTCACTTTTAGTGTCATTCTGATCCCAGGGCAGCGCAAATCCTTAAAGACAAAGACTTCAAAAAGCGAAATTCATGATGGTTGATTTCGTGACCCCGTAAAGGCAGCTACATGCCATCCGCCCCTCTTCACCTGTTCCTGTTCACCTCCATGTCACATACCTTGTACTTGTGAATGCATTAACCTTCTCTGTGTTTCAGCCTTCTTTTTCTAATTCCAACTGAAAGCATCTCTGTCTTTCCAAAGACATTAGAAAGCCCGACTCCTATTTTAGGTGTGAAGATATCGTTTACGTATATGGATATGATATTTAGaaatatagctaaaaaaaataaGACACTGTAAAATACAAATATTCAGTGCAGTTTCTTTCGAAAAGTCATTGAATGTCCCCTGAACCTTAATCTTCGTTCTGTATATTTTACACAGAGATATTCTAAGCTAGTCTCTGTGATCAATTCTGACTGTGATAACGATAGATAGACTTGTTACTTCTTTTTTAGGGTTCTGTAGCCAGAGCACCCAATTTCATGGCAGTAGTTTCTATGTAAAATTTTATTCACATTAGTGGAAAGAAGTTGATATTTTGGCTCCTGATTTTTAATGGAGTTATGAGAATTCACAGTATAGGCACTAGTATGCAGTTTATCCATAATCTCAGTAGATTTAGATAGATAACAGCCATTATTTAAGAGGTGAAGATGGTGCTCCAATTTAGTATTCACTCAAATACCTTTACCTTTAATGAACTCACTATTTTCATGGGTTCATCAGTTTATTTTAGCACAtctatttctatataaattttttaacctATAATTTTCTACATATATTACTTAAAAACCCAGCTTGAGACAAGACGGCATTGTGATGTTACCCTTTGCCATCTTAACTCCATTCACTTCAAATGCATGAAATAAGAGATAAAATAGAACAAGATACAGCCggccacaaaataaataaataaataaacttttccTGGTCTCACAGAAACACCTGaagtataaaaaaatacaagTTAAAGTTTTCTAGgtagtataaaaaaagaaaaacaaacaacaacaacaagatactcAAACATAAAGTGGTGCATATAACAGCTGCAAGTTTCAGAAAAGCCTCCATGGAGGAAATAACTCAAGTTACCAGCTCTCTTGGTGGCTGAATTTGTGATACTCTCAGTACTACCAAGTTGGGGAGTCAGGAAATGgaattcaggattggaggagtgGTGATTGGTGAACCTGTAGGACAAGAAAGAGGGAGCACATAATTGcaaaagagagaggggaaaatAACCTTGCCATTCAAATGAAATATGtaagttttaatttaaataaccaTGAAGAAAAACAACGCAAACAGAATCAACAACAACGTCAAAAATAATCAAATCACAGAGGCCAGCAGACGTTGTAATGGAATAAGTGCTGGGAGAATAGAAAAGATGAGATCAAAGACATAGTGTTCGGCAGATTATAGAAACTTCAccaaatggaaagggaagatgaAGAATGACCAggtacagagatttttttttttttttaataatcttaaaAGTAtggtaacagcaacaacaacacaatgatgGTGCCTTGGATCATGGTGATTAACAGTGAAGGTGGCGAAATCTGATGGGATTCTGAATATATTTGCATTGGATAGACAACATAGTTTCCTGAAGGGGTGGACAGACGgtataagaaaaagagagaaatcaaaGATAATGATCAGTGGAGAAATCTGCTCAGTTTGGAGTTGACAACCATTGTGACCATGGGCTAATAGTCTCAATATCAGGGCTGTATTTTGGAATATGTTTAGTTTGAGGTGCCTCTTAGGCAGCCACAGAGAGATATCAAGTGGACAGATAACTACACAAGTCTTCAATCCAGAGGAGTGTTCCTttctggagatataaatttgggagttCTTAGTGTGTTTTGTTGTGAGGTGGCATCAAGTTTCTCCCTTGCATAGTAGAACGATCCTGTGTATagtagaacgaaatactgcccagtcctgagccatcctcacaatcaattccgtttgagccctttgttgcagcaacTGAGTTAATCCATCTCAACGAGGgcattcctctttttcgctgaccctctactttaccaagcatgatgtccttctccaagtaacgttccctccagataacatgtccaaagtacatgagatgaactctagccaccctcacttctaaggagtattctggctgttctgagacagatttgtttgtactaccggcagttcatggcatattcagtatgcttcaccaacaccataattcaaaggcatcaattcttcttcggtctttgttcattgcccaacttttttttttaatataatttttattaggctttaagtgaaagtttacaaataaagtcagtatctcacacaaaaacccacatacaccttgctaaacactCCCGATTACTCCCCCTAAAgtaacagcccgctctctccctccactcgctcttttcgtgtccattttgtcagcttctaaccccctccaccctctcatctcccctccaggccggagacgccaacatagtctttAGTGTCCTGAATTCCTGTTTTTTAGCCGcctagtcagtttttttttttagtcagtgagagaataaatatctgcttgttaaagccatccacttgtggtatttctgctatagcagcaccagTTAGCTAAGACGCCCAGGTCAGAGGTATATGAATTTGGATTAGATTACTATTCTTTAAGGATTACAGATACATTCCATACACTACTTTTCATACGATACTTTAATGagtaaaaatgaaaagatttCACTTTCCAGATTCTTTCATATTCTAGATTCTAAATACATTCCCTCATCTTCTTCTAATGTTAAAGTCATGTTTCTCAAACTTCAGCACACATCAAAATCTCAAAAAAGTAATTATTTTGAATATTAATCCTTCAGATGTTTCCTATATATAAAAGTCAGTAGGTCTTGGGTGAGGTATGGAAACTAGCAGTATGAACAATGCCTCACGTGACTCATCTCTGCAAGTGTTTTATGGGCATAAATGGAGACAGTTTTACACTACAATACACCTGGTGTGCCTGGTGAGGAGCTGGCTCCAGTTTTGATGCTGAACacaatcccaccaccaccatcaaagAAGACCACAAGATATGCTTTGTTGTCATCCCAACGCCACAGAGATGTTTCTGACTGATGGCCCTGCTTCTtaccaaaagaaagaagtttcctgaataaacagaatgcttcaaaggccagtgtaacagtggcaggggtttggggaccatggtttcaggggacatctaagtcaattggcataataaaatctattaagaaaacattctgcatcccatgcatggagagtggcgtctggggtcttaaatgctagtaagcggccatctaagatgcatcaattggtctcaacccacctagagcaaaggagaatgaagaacacgaagaacacaaggtaattatgagcccaagagacagaaagggccacataaaccagagactacatcaccctgagaccagaagaactagatggtgcccagctacaaccagtgactgccctgacagggaactcaacagagaaccccgatggcgcaggagagcagtggaatgcagatctcaaattctcataagaccagaattaatggtctgactgagactagaaggaccctggttgtcatggaccccagaccttcttttggctcaggacaggaaccattcccaaagccaactcttcagacagagattagactggacaatgtgttggagagggatgctggtgaggagtgagcttcttggatcaggtggacactacgttggcatctcctgcctcgaggggagatgagagggtagatggAGTTAGAAGTTGGGAAAGTGGAcacaaaaaagagagtggagagagggagcaggctgtctcatttgcaggagagcaattgggagtatgtagcaaggtgtatacaagtttttgtgtgagactgacttgatttgtaaactttcacttaaagcacaataaaaattaaaaaaaaaaagaaaaaaaatcaatgaataagAATCAAAGCAAATATGGCTCCAAAAAAGATTGCCAGCTCTACCCTGCCTACTCGGTAATCATTCCTTTGATTTTCAAACCTGTTAATGGATATTACAATACTGGTAAACtaataaaacagctgaagaaagtAGTGAAAATATGTGAGAGCAAGGAATAAATAAGCCTCATAAAtttgaagtcctggtggcacagttgttaagatcttggctactaaccaaaaggccgacagttcatatccaccagctgctccttggaaaccctttggggcaattctactctgttctgtagggtcactatgagtcagaattggctctgcagcaactggtttgtttttttatttgttattaatTGTGGCAACATATAGAAGACAATGGTcccagttaaatttttttttgagttattatgtgccaggcattgtattaAGTGCTTGTAGTAGGTATAGGAATTAACTTCCCAACAGAAAATATACTCTACATGGTCAGTCTAAGGCTCTCAGAGCAATTATATTATTTTCCCCCAAACAGAACTTTAatatcactagtgttcaacacgtcaaatctattctagagatggtgtctaaaatcaggtgggatatactcaagattatattttggctcttgtagacttgctctaattttcttcagtttcagcttgaacttacatatgagcaattgacggtctgttccacagtcggccccctggctttgttctgaccgatgatattgagtttttccattgtctctttccacagatgtagtcgatttgattcttgtgtgttccatctggcgaggtccatgtgtatagtagccgtttatgttggtgaaagaaggtatttgcaatgcagaagtcattgatcttgtaaaattctatccttcgatctctggcatttttctaTCAGCAAGTCCATATTTACCAGCTACCAACCctttttctttgcttccaactttcgcattccaatcaccagtaactgtcatccggattgcatgtttgatcaaattcagactgcagcagctgacaaaaatcttcaacttcttcctgtttggccttagtggttggactgtagatttgaataatagtcatattaatcggtcttccttgtaggtgtatggatattaccctatcactgacagtgttgtacttcagggtagatcttgtaattttctttttgacgatgaatgcaacaccatccctcttcaagctgtcattcccagcatagtggactatatgattgtccaattcaaaatggccaataccagtccatttcagctcactaacgcctaggatatcaatgtttatgcattccatttcatttttgaagatttcaaattttcctagattcatacttcatacattccaggccccaatttttaatgtatgtttgcagctgtcttctcattttgagtcataccacatcagcaaatgaaggtcccacaagcttaactccatccacatcattaaggtcgactctactttgaggaggcagctcttccctagtgtccttttgagtgtcttccagcctgcggggctcatcttccggcagtatatcagacaatgttctgctgctattcttaaggttttcactggttaattcttttcagaagcagactgctggacccttcttcctagtctgtcttagtctggaagcttagctcaAACCTGTCTTCTGTGGGTGATTCTGCTGGAacctgaatactagtggcatagtttccagcatcacagtagcaTGCAAGGCcctacagtgtgacaaactgacagaccttcagcatatcccacctgaatttagagaacacctcaagaatagatttgacacgctgaACACTAGTAAccagagaccagatgagttgtagcatgacatcaaggacatcatatatgaagaaagcgagaggtcattgaaaagagaggaaagaaaagaccaagatggatgtcagaggaggctctgaaacttgctcatgaacgtcgagcagctaaagcaaaaggaagaaatgatgaagtaaaagaactgagcagaagatttcaaagggcacctcgagaagacaaagtattataatgatgtgtgcaaagagctagagatagaaaactaaatggGAAGAACatcctcggcatttctcaagctgaaagaactgaagaaaaaaattcaagccttgtgttgcaatagtgaaggattctatgcggaaaatattaaatgacaggggaagcatcaaaagaagatggaaagaatacatagagtcattataccaaaaagaattagtcagctttcaaccatttcaagaggtagcatatgatcaggaaccgatggtactgaaagaagtcgtccaagctgctttgaaggcgttggtgaaaaacaaggctccaggaattgatggaatatcaattgatttgtttcaacaaacagatgcagcgctggaggtgctgactaatctatgccaagaaatatggaagatagcttcctggtcaactgactagaagagatccatatttatgcatataaaggtgatccaactgaatgtggaaattatagaacaatatcattaatatcaaacgcaagcaaaattttgctgaagatcattcaaaaatagctgcagaagtatatcgacaaggaactgccagaaattcaggccagtttcagaagagcacgtggaaacagggatgtcattgctgatgtcagatggatctggctgaaagcagagaataccagaaggatgtttacctgtgttttattgactatgcgaacacattggactgtgtggatcataacaaattatgcataacatcacgagaatgggaattccagaagacttaattgtgctcatgagggacctttacatagatcaagaggcagttgttcggacagaacaaggggatattgatgtgtttaaagtcaagaaagttgtgggtcagggttgtattctttcaccatacctcttcaatctgtatgctgagcaaataatctgagaagctagactatatgaaggagaacagggcatcaggattggaagaagactcattaacaagctgcattatgcatatgacacaaccttccttgctgaaagtgaaaaggacttgaagcacttactaatgaagatcaaagaccacagccttcagtatggattgcacctaaacgtaaagaaaacaaaaatcctcacacctggaccaacgagcaacattatgataaacagagaaaagattgaagttgtcaaggatttcattttacttggatccacaatcaacagctacggaagcagcagtca
This DNA window, taken from Elephas maximus indicus isolate mEleMax1 chromosome 3, mEleMax1 primary haplotype, whole genome shotgun sequence, encodes the following:
- the LOC126070924 gene encoding olfactory receptor 7G1-like, with protein sequence MLVNLKAQNQSITYGDCLSQVCFVLVFAALENFLLAAMAYDRYVAICHPLRYTVIMNPHLCGLLTLLSLFISTVDALTHSLLVLHLSFFIDPEIPYFFWEVIQVIKVACSDTLINNIIYFAASMLGGIPLFGIVFSYTQIVSSILKMPSAGGKHKAFSTCGSHLSVVFLFYGTAFGAYISAAFIHSSRKTAVVSMVYTMVTPMMNPFVYSLRNKDMKGSLRKLVRSISAFH